From a single Gemmatimonadota bacterium genomic region:
- a CDS encoding serine hydrolase domain-containing protein, which translates to MSQTLPGVRTSSPDRGARPGVTPAGTRVRTTLRALTLLTPCFLPLASPAGAQVRDRARLVAALDSAARAHVESLTVPGVSVAVVRGADTLLMRGYGMVDLEWSVPTPEDASASYEIGSVTKQFTAAAVLQLVEQGKLDLDADVSEVLPEFDTRGHRVPVRRLLDHTSGIKGYTEMPVFGELVAKKLPRDTLVSLVEAEPFEFEPGTAQIYNNSAFFLLGLIIEKASGQSYEDYVREHFFAALGMRDSYYCSERDVHAHAAHGYDGGPTGLRKKGYLDHTWPFAAGSLCSSARDLVTWNRALHGGRVLSAASYREMTTPRPLLDGTAIQYGMGLGISERAGHRLIAHGGGINGFLSEGRYFPDDDLIIVVLQNSAASPAPGVLAGAFEDLVLGPVPEPRAVALDVDLDALVGDYAGPVRGSHMHMAVGRDGDQITLMGGGQSEPMRPTYVGEGVWVDRGTRLWFVTPGGTATELRIAQGSGHYVLGRVGR; encoded by the coding sequence ATGTCCCAGACGCTGCCTGGAGTTCGCACTTCGAGCCCTGACCGCGGCGCGCGCCCCGGCGTAACCCCGGCAGGCACTCGCGTCCGCACCACGTTGCGAGCCCTCACGCTTCTGACACCGTGCTTCCTGCCGCTCGCGTCGCCAGCCGGCGCGCAGGTGCGGGACCGGGCCCGCCTGGTGGCGGCACTCGACTCGGCGGCGCGCGCCCACGTGGAGAGCCTCACGGTACCCGGGGTGTCCGTGGCGGTCGTGCGTGGTGCGGATACGCTGCTGATGCGCGGGTATGGAATGGTGGACCTGGAATGGTCGGTGCCCACGCCAGAAGACGCTTCCGCCAGCTACGAGATCGGGTCGGTGACGAAGCAATTCACGGCGGCCGCCGTGCTCCAGCTCGTGGAGCAGGGCAAGCTGGACCTGGACGCCGATGTCTCGGAGGTGCTTCCTGAGTTCGACACGCGGGGGCACCGCGTTCCCGTGCGCCGGCTGCTCGACCATACGTCCGGGATCAAAGGCTACACCGAGATGCCGGTCTTCGGTGAGCTGGTGGCCAAGAAGCTCCCCCGAGACACCCTGGTCTCACTCGTGGAGGCTGAGCCGTTCGAGTTCGAACCCGGCACGGCGCAGATCTACAACAACTCCGCGTTCTTCCTTCTGGGACTGATCATCGAGAAGGCCTCCGGACAGTCGTACGAGGACTACGTGCGCGAGCACTTCTTCGCTGCGCTCGGGATGCGGGATTCCTACTACTGTTCCGAGCGCGACGTGCACGCGCATGCGGCGCACGGCTACGACGGCGGTCCCACGGGGCTGCGGAAGAAGGGATACCTGGACCACACCTGGCCGTTCGCCGCGGGATCACTCTGTTCCTCGGCGCGTGACCTGGTGACCTGGAATCGTGCTCTGCACGGGGGCCGGGTCCTTTCGGCGGCGTCCTACCGGGAGATGACCACTCCGCGGCCGCTGCTGGACGGGACCGCGATCCAGTACGGAATGGGGCTCGGGATCAGCGAGCGCGCCGGCCATCGGCTGATCGCACACGGCGGAGGCATCAATGGGTTCCTCAGCGAGGGGCGCTACTTCCCGGACGACGACCTGATCATCGTGGTCCTCCAGAACTCGGCTGCCAGCCCGGCGCCGGGCGTCTTGGCCGGCGCGTTCGAAGATCTGGTCCTCGGTCCCGTCCCCGAGCCCCGGGCCGTTGCGCTGGACGTGGATCTGGACGCGTTGGTGGGCGACTACGCCGGCCCCGTGCGCGGCTCTCATATGCACATGGCGGTGGGTCGGGACGGCGACCAGATCACGTTGATGGGCGGCGGGCAATCCGAACCCATGCGGCCGACCTATGTGGGTGAGGGGGTCTGGGTAGATCGCGGAACGCGTCTGTGGTTCGTGACCCCGGGTGGAACGGCCACCGAGCTTCGCATCGCTCAGGGCTCGGGACACTACGTGCTGGGGAGGGTCGGACGATGA
- a CDS encoding nitroreductase has translation MSDKESLDVLDAIRGRRSIKRFADRPVSREQIEALIEAAVLAPNHRMTEPWRFYVLGPRARRAFGEVLGARKARKVEDPEAARLVREKVAAEHEGLPAMLAVAMVQDDNPEIREEDYASTMMAIQNLALAASAVGLGTHIKSGAVMDDPGARAAIGVAAGERVVATIPVGVPAEIPSPKARTAASNCTVWLD, from the coding sequence ATGAGTGACAAGGAGAGCCTCGACGTCCTGGACGCCATCCGCGGACGCCGCTCGATCAAGCGCTTTGCCGATCGACCCGTCTCCCGCGAGCAGATCGAAGCCCTCATCGAGGCTGCCGTTCTGGCACCCAACCACCGCATGACCGAGCCGTGGCGCTTCTATGTGCTCGGGCCCCGGGCCCGGCGAGCGTTCGGGGAGGTCCTGGGAGCGCGTAAGGCCCGCAAGGTCGAAGACCCGGAGGCGGCCCGCCTGGTGCGTGAGAAGGTGGCCGCCGAGCACGAGGGGCTTCCCGCGATGCTGGCCGTGGCCATGGTCCAGGACGACAACCCCGAGATCCGCGAGGAGGACTATGCCTCCACCATGATGGCGATCCAGAACCTCGCGCTGGCGGCGTCGGCTGTGGGCCTGGGAACGCACATCAAGTCGGGAGCGGTGATGGACGACCCCGGCGCACGGGCGGCGATCGGGGTAGCGGCGGGGGAGCGCGTGGTCGCCACCATCCCGGTGGGGGTGCCGGCGGAGATTCCGTCCCCCAAGGCGCGGACGGCGGCGTCCAACTGTACGGTGTGGCTGGATTGA